One window from the genome of Caldalkalibacillus thermarum encodes:
- the istA gene encoding IS21 family transposase has translation MLAMPEINRIRKLREKKGLSIAEISRETGYNWRTVKKYADEDISVQPTIKRKKGMMEEEGYGQIIDDWLEEDAKLPRKQRRTNKTMFEALCRDHGFQGSYRTVCAYVQKRRPQLKLEKEQRYERLEHPSGEAQVDFGKMTVVTKEGKEEERSVLIMSFPYSNAAFAYPLPAENSECFLHGLTQLFRQAGGVPKALRIDNLSAAIVSIRKGGERRFTEAFEKFQLYYRFDVQVCNPYSGHEKGNAERKVYYTRNLCFIPAPLMESDPELVEWLHRKMVEDRNRPHYEKGRWIEELWQEEQPELLALPEQDLPIFSLDHAYVNKYGEVMVDGKAFVVHGLSVPNRVLVKKEWNRFVVFSSDGDVHLEAPRPYTNVKREIPWKEIFAEWETKPRVVGHSRYRTYLPEAIRMYLAGPPPQVVARLKGLRALLDRHTLYEIAQWLEESQRWDLTPHEIGVLMEAKHSYYPDKWEESYTPSVLIDYETDLTVYDQRLHPAREGSVQK, from the coding sequence ATGCTGGCAATGCCCGAAATTAATCGTATCAGAAAACTGCGTGAAAAGAAAGGGTTATCGATTGCGGAAATTTCCCGTGAAACGGGATATAACTGGAGAACGGTCAAGAAATACGCAGATGAAGACATTTCTGTCCAACCAACCATCAAACGCAAAAAGGGGATGATGGAGGAAGAAGGGTACGGGCAAATCATTGATGACTGGTTGGAGGAGGATGCCAAGCTGCCGAGAAAACAACGGCGAACGAACAAGACGATGTTTGAAGCGCTTTGTCGTGACCATGGATTTCAAGGCTCGTATCGCACCGTTTGCGCGTACGTGCAAAAACGAAGACCGCAGCTCAAGCTCGAGAAAGAACAGCGCTATGAACGACTGGAGCACCCGTCAGGCGAGGCGCAGGTGGATTTCGGGAAGATGACGGTGGTGACGAAGGAGGGGAAGGAAGAAGAGCGATCGGTTTTGATCATGAGCTTTCCCTATAGCAACGCTGCGTTTGCTTATCCGCTGCCGGCGGAAAACAGTGAATGCTTCCTCCACGGGTTGACGCAGCTGTTTCGTCAGGCTGGGGGAGTGCCAAAGGCATTGCGCATTGACAATTTGTCCGCGGCCATTGTGTCGATTCGAAAAGGGGGAGAACGCCGATTCACCGAGGCTTTTGAGAAATTCCAACTCTACTATCGGTTTGATGTACAAGTGTGCAATCCATACAGCGGACATGAGAAAGGAAATGCGGAGCGAAAAGTCTATTACACTCGCAACCTTTGTTTCATCCCCGCTCCATTGATGGAGTCGGATCCGGAGCTGGTGGAGTGGCTGCATCGCAAGATGGTCGAGGACCGAAACCGTCCTCATTATGAAAAGGGGCGGTGGATCGAGGAACTATGGCAGGAAGAGCAACCAGAGCTGTTGGCGTTGCCGGAACAAGATCTTCCGATCTTCTCCCTCGATCACGCTTACGTGAATAAATACGGAGAAGTAATGGTGGATGGGAAGGCGTTCGTCGTCCATGGCCTGTCCGTCCCCAACCGGGTGTTGGTGAAGAAAGAATGGAATCGTTTCGTTGTGTTCTCTTCCGATGGAGACGTCCATCTTGAAGCGCCAAGGCCGTATACGAACGTGAAACGCGAAATCCCTTGGAAAGAGATTTTCGCTGAGTGGGAGACCAAACCCCGGGTTGTCGGACATTCCCGCTACCGGACGTACTTGCCGGAGGCGATCCGAATGTATCTGGCTGGCCCCCCGCCCCAGGTGGTGGCCCGTTTAAAAGGACTGCGAGCGCTGTTGGATCGGCACACGCTTTACGAAATCGCCCAGTGGCTCGAGGAGAGTCAGCGATGGGACTTGACTCCTCATGAAATCGGCGTGTTGATGGAAGCGAAGCACTCCTATTACCCGGACAAGTGGGAAGAATCATACACCCCTTCCGTTCTAATCGACTATGAAACGGATTTAACGGTGTATGATCAACGTCTTCATCCCGCTCGGGAAGGGAGTGTCCAGAAATGA
- the istB gene encoding IS21-like element helper ATPase IstB, translating to MRAEVKEICKALHLAYIADRFEEVRFETKEQFLRDVLALELSCRQEAKQARLIKKAKFRKLKWLKDYEWSGHIHWPATTSREELCDLRFLERKQNVLLLGSPGTGKTHLATALGIQACQQGHEVRFFRVADLVAQLEEALKNGTLGRLKRSLDPCELLILDELGYVPFQKQGSELLFHIIADCYERKSVMVTSNLEFGQWNRVFGDNRLTAALVDRLVHHAHILAFTGESYRLRNALSAIQPSSAPGLEP from the coding sequence ATGAGAGCAGAGGTGAAAGAGATTTGTAAAGCGCTGCATTTGGCCTATATCGCAGATCGATTCGAGGAGGTGAGATTCGAAACGAAAGAACAGTTTTTGCGGGATGTATTGGCGCTGGAACTGTCGTGCCGCCAAGAAGCGAAACAGGCCCGGCTGATCAAGAAAGCCAAGTTTCGGAAGTTGAAATGGCTGAAGGATTACGAATGGTCGGGTCATATCCATTGGCCAGCCACGACATCGAGGGAGGAACTGTGTGACCTTCGCTTTTTGGAGCGAAAGCAAAACGTTCTGCTTTTAGGTTCACCTGGAACGGGGAAAACCCATCTCGCCACAGCACTTGGCATTCAGGCGTGCCAACAAGGCCATGAGGTTCGGTTTTTCCGCGTCGCGGATCTTGTCGCCCAGCTGGAAGAGGCGTTGAAAAACGGCACGCTCGGACGGCTGAAACGAAGCCTCGACCCATGCGAACTGTTGATTTTGGATGAACTCGGCTATGTGCCGTTTCAAAAGCAAGGATCGGAACTGTTGTTTCATATTATCGCCGACTGTTACGAGCGAAAAAGCGTCATGGTGACATCGAATCTAGAATTTGGACAGTGGAATCGGGTGTTTGGGGACAACCGTTTGACGGCAGCGTTAGTGGATCGCTTGGTTCACCATGCCCACATCTTGGCCTTCACGGGAGAGAGCTATCGACTGCGGAACGCTCTCTCCGCGATCCAGCCGTCCTCTGCCCCCGGTCTGGAACCTTAA
- a CDS encoding IS982 family transposase → MQEHFHFTTDRAKLQKQYEAILFFVSAQLSSIQIHLQRRNRHLLKQKDEVIITIHVLGKLLGFTSERAWHRFVIGNLFPKALFPERSRYNRRCRALSFAIKWIRHQLAKRGQHHAYAVVDSLPIELCHSSRMYRVKRFRGIADIGYCASKRIAFYGLKLHLQVTDQGPPMGYVVTEASCHDRVAAETVMTQIPHPYNLGDKGYISQKLQKKLYEEHRVAFWTPVRKNQRIRQSNAWKQWMKRKRKVIETVFSILVDSYRITEIRANSISGFETALDGILLAYSLVVLRLVER, encoded by the coding sequence ATGCAAGAGCACTTTCATTTTACAACCGATCGGGCCAAACTTCAAAAACAATATGAAGCGATTTTGTTCTTTGTATCAGCTCAACTATCGAGTATCCAGATTCATCTTCAACGTCGAAATCGTCATTTGTTGAAACAGAAAGACGAAGTCATCATCACCATCCATGTCCTTGGAAAGTTGTTGGGCTTCACTTCCGAACGGGCTTGGCACCGGTTTGTGATCGGGAATTTGTTTCCCAAGGCCTTGTTCCCTGAGCGTTCTCGGTACAACCGTCGCTGCCGGGCGCTTAGCTTTGCGATCAAGTGGATTCGGCACCAGCTGGCCAAGCGCGGGCAACACCATGCGTATGCGGTTGTGGACAGCTTGCCGATCGAGTTGTGTCATTCATCCCGAATGTATCGCGTCAAACGGTTTCGTGGAATCGCCGATATTGGCTATTGTGCTTCCAAAAGGATTGCTTTCTATGGGTTAAAACTTCATCTGCAGGTCACCGATCAAGGGCCTCCGATGGGATATGTCGTCACCGAAGCGTCTTGTCACGACCGGGTGGCCGCTGAAACCGTCATGACACAAATTCCACATCCATATAACCTAGGTGACAAAGGGTATATCAGCCAAAAGCTGCAAAAGAAGCTGTACGAAGAGCATCGAGTTGCTTTTTGGACGCCTGTTCGAAAAAATCAGCGAATTCGCCAATCGAACGCATGGAAACAGTGGATGAAACGAAAACGCAAAGTGATTGAAACCGTGTTTTCGATTTTAGTCGATTCATATCGGATCACCGAGATTCGAGCGAACTCAATTTCTGGATTTGAAACGGCACTGGATGGTATTTTACTGGCTTACTCGCTTGTTGTTCTTAGGCTAGTTGAGCGTTAA
- a CDS encoding ISLre2-like element ISGsp3 family transposase, translating to MKHLTTEWPLLKELEEQLVRTLQKVFAVLLAALLEEIDQQLAEARDKRRYQLKDKRPTTIQTLFGEVTFRRNYYYDRQAGAYTFLLDAELGFDGAQSISPCLEETAVELAVECSSYRKAARTLESIVGYAVMSHEAIRQLVLEAPVSLHHPVSKRHGRVLFVEADGLFISRQGKGKRAKEEKILAIHEGWKRNGSQLELVNRRHYLHEGAGDVWERFEEWLMNEYAYDPCRDLLIINGDAASWITACREYFGKRACFQLDRFHVARELRQCLSGHPRWREVRKKLAKQDEEGLLVELNSAVGTLEDEAKEKQMAAMIRRIESMPGCIRDYREWLSEQGVETTGMRPMGHAESVMSRFAHRVKSRRSWKDQGLRAFLRAMAARIDGIWRRNGQLVEEEETRTAASASTKSKRVEQAKRKAGRLWADVVRQNLPCLQRSSGTPIHQALSALRDFG from the coding sequence ATGAAACATCTTACCACAGAATGGCCTTTATTAAAAGAGCTGGAGGAACAATTAGTCAGAACTCTTCAAAAGGTGTTCGCTGTCTTGTTGGCGGCCCTTTTGGAGGAGATTGATCAACAACTGGCGGAAGCGCGGGACAAGCGCCGGTATCAGCTGAAAGACAAACGGCCGACCACGATCCAAACGCTGTTTGGAGAAGTGACGTTTCGACGGAACTACTACTATGATCGGCAGGCGGGGGCGTATACCTTCTTGCTGGATGCCGAACTGGGCTTTGATGGAGCGCAGTCGATCAGCCCTTGCCTCGAGGAAACGGCAGTCGAGTTGGCCGTAGAGTGCTCTTCCTACCGCAAAGCGGCCCGTACGTTGGAGTCGATCGTGGGGTATGCGGTCATGAGCCACGAGGCGATTCGCCAACTGGTGCTGGAGGCCCCTGTCTCGCTGCACCACCCTGTTTCCAAACGGCACGGCCGAGTGCTGTTTGTGGAGGCGGATGGGCTGTTCATTTCCCGCCAGGGGAAAGGGAAACGGGCGAAAGAAGAGAAAATCCTGGCGATTCACGAGGGATGGAAACGAAACGGTTCGCAGCTCGAGCTCGTGAACCGGCGCCACTACCTCCATGAAGGGGCGGGAGACGTGTGGGAACGGTTTGAAGAGTGGCTGATGAACGAATATGCCTATGATCCGTGCCGGGACCTTTTGATCATCAACGGCGACGCGGCGTCGTGGATCACGGCCTGCCGGGAGTATTTTGGAAAGCGAGCCTGCTTTCAGCTGGATCGATTTCATGTGGCGCGGGAGCTGCGTCAGTGTCTGTCCGGCCATCCGCGTTGGCGGGAGGTGCGGAAGAAGCTGGCGAAACAAGACGAAGAGGGGCTTCTGGTGGAGCTGAACAGCGCGGTCGGCACGTTGGAGGACGAAGCGAAAGAGAAGCAGATGGCTGCCATGATCCGCCGGATCGAGTCGATGCCGGGATGCATCCGGGACTATCGGGAGTGGCTGTCGGAGCAAGGGGTGGAGACGACCGGCATGCGTCCGATGGGCCACGCCGAGAGCGTGATGAGCCGGTTTGCGCATCGGGTGAAATCCCGCCGCAGCTGGAAAGACCAAGGGCTTCGGGCGTTTCTGAGGGCGATGGCAGCCCGAATCGACGGGATTTGGCGGAGAAATGGGCAGTTGGTGGAGGAAGAAGAGACCCGAACGGCAGCCTCGGCCTCGACGAAGTCCAAGCGGGTTGAACAGGCCAAACGGAAGGCAGGACGGTTGTGGGCAGATGTGGTGCGTCAGAATCTACCGTGTCTGCAGCGGTCATCCGGGACGCCGATCCATCAAGCGTTGTCGGCGCTTCGGGATTTTGGTTGA
- a CDS encoding IS630 family transposase: MITKETEDAVLLYIDETHIRSYHVLRSTWSEVGRQKQVPTFGHHAHVSLFGAVNVHDGETVLHQTTAANAATFLDFLRMLKQRYLDRLMVLVLDNARIHHAKMVKEFLREEGQCFHFIYLPPYSPQLNPIERLWKWLKDTVIANVFHKNRNDIVQAIARFVHYIHERPEEVLQRLGCAG; encoded by the coding sequence TTGATCACCAAGGAGACAGAAGATGCTGTTCTTCTGTACATCGATGAAACCCATATCCGCTCTTACCATGTCTTGCGGTCCACATGGTCGGAAGTCGGCCGCCAAAAACAAGTGCCGACGTTTGGCCATCATGCCCACGTATCGCTGTTTGGCGCGGTCAACGTCCATGATGGTGAAACGGTGCTTCATCAAACGACCGCTGCCAATGCCGCGACGTTCTTGGATTTCTTGAGAATGCTCAAACAGCGCTATTTAGACCGTCTCATGGTTTTGGTGTTGGATAACGCCCGCATTCACCATGCCAAAATGGTCAAGGAGTTTTTGCGGGAAGAAGGACAGTGTTTTCACTTTATTTACCTTCCTCCGTATTCTCCGCAACTGAACCCGATCGAACGCTTGTGGAAATGGCTGAAAGACACCGTGATCGCCAATGTGTTTCACAAAAATCGAAACGATATCGTCCAGGCCATTGCTCGGTTTGTCCACTACATCCACGAACGTCCGGAGGAAGTGCTGCAACGCTTAGGGTGTGCAGGATGA